The following proteins are encoded in a genomic region of Opisthocomus hoazin isolate bOpiHoa1 chromosome 4, bOpiHoa1.hap1, whole genome shotgun sequence:
- the RNF32 gene encoding LOW QUALITY PROTEIN: RING finger protein 32 (The sequence of the model RefSeq protein was modified relative to this genomic sequence to represent the inferred CDS: deleted 1 base in 1 codon), which translates to MEHHDFYKGRPSKRQTVLVSAVALQDHIIHIHQLQDLSLADPFKSRTRNTKTIYKPVNKEMVRAVVDTGIRKKEQSPQKKEDAEKEYVLDPSPPQLTLAQKLGLAEPPSLPLTAEEWVKLKQRSIQHGDSVQPCLIYREEFAFQPQVLLSCSHVFHKVTCLKAFEKFTGKTSCPLCRKEQYQTRVVHDGANLFKIKCAIRIQASWRGYIVREWYKNLRKTVPPKDSKLRQEFFEKKVQQISNRLLSFYNINLDEFFSEIDYSIAASRDVFQQLEGKEISISETDGEKIQMQAFRQEISDCPICIAPLSPAVPPACLLSGNSHQFAWQTVLLSCSHLFHHTCLQAFEVFSLGQRRFCPFCCSYYQKKILKC; encoded by the exons ATGGAGCATCATGATTTTTACAAG ggcCGTCCCTCCAAACGACAGACGGTATTAGTTTCTGCAGTTGCTTTACAGGATCATATAATACACATTCATCAGCTCCAGGATCTTTCTTTAGCAGATCCTTTTAAGTCAAGGACAAGGAATACCAAGACCATTTACAAACCCGTGAACAAAGAAATGGTCAGAGCAGTAGTAGATACTGGGATAAGGAAAAAAGAGCAGTCGCCACAAAAG AAGGAAGATGCTGAAAAGGAGTATGTTCTTGATCCCAGTCCTCCACAGCTAACGTTAG CTCAGAAATTAGGCCTAGCTGAGCCTCCTTCCTTGCCACTAACAGCTGAAGAATGGGTAAAACTAAAGCAGAGATCCATACAGCATGGAGACTCCGTACAGCCTT gcctaataTACAGGGAAGAATTTGCATTTCAGCCTCAG gTGCTGCTTTCATGTTCCCATGTATTCCATAAAGTGA catgCCTGAAAGCCTTTGAAAAATTTACAGGTAAAACGTCTTGCCCTCTGTGTCGAAAAGAGCAGTATCAGACCAGAGTGGTACATGATGGGGCAAACTTGTTTAAAATAAAGTGCGCTATTAG AATTCAAGCTTCCTGGAGGGGATACATTGTTAGAGAATGGTATAAAAACTTGAGAAAAACAGTGCCTCCTAAAGATAGCAAATTAAGACAGGAATTCTTTGAGAAAAAG GTCCAGCAGATCAGCAATCGACTGTTGAGTTTTTACAACATCAACCTAGatgaatttttttctgagattgATTATTCTATAGCTGCAAGTCGAGATGTGTTTCAGCAattggaaggaaaagaaatatcaaTAAGTGAAACTGACGGGGAGAAGATCCAGATGCAG GCATTTCGGCAAGAGATCTCTGACTGTCCCATCTGTATCGCGCCACTCAGTCCTGCGGTTCCTCCCGCCTGTCTCCTTTCTGGTAACAGCCATCAGTTTGCATGGCAGACTGTTCTGCTTTCTTGTTCGCATTTGTTTCATCATACCTGTCTTCAGGCATTTGAAGTGTTTTCCTTGGGACAGCGACgtttttgtcctttttgttgCTCATATTATCAAAAGAAAATCCTCAAATGTTGA